GACGAAGCTCATGCCCTTGCTGCGcagcgtcttcttcttccatcgCCGCCCGGGGCCATCGTCTTCGCTATCCGACCCAAAGATGCCCAGAGCGGCGCTCTCCTTCGTGTTGCCTACGCGCCGGCGCTTTCGCGGGTTCAGGTCGCCAAAGTCGTCGCCTTGCGAGGGGTCCGCGACGGGGGCAAGGTaatcatcgtcgtcgtcctcttccgaCTCGGAGGAGTAGTGCGtggccgccttcttcgtAAGACGGGATGGGTCGAACGTGGGAAAGCTGGCCATGCTGTTAGCTAGGCACGAAGCGGCGCACAAAGAATTTGGAGAATTACGTTCAAAGACGTGCCGCGATGCTGCTTTTTTTTGGTTTGGAGGAAACGCATCATCCGCAGGCACACGGCCGAGACCTTGGGTGGGTCTCTGTTTATCTTATCATCACGTGATGTGGCCATCCACTCGCTCACTCATCATAACCTGCACTCTCCCTCATCTCACATAACGATTCAGGCTCTGGTCACGCTTATATAAAAATGTATCTGTGGTCTTTACCGGCAGAAAAATGAAGTCTGGGCATCGAAATCACCATTCTAGGGCCAGATTCTAGTCACAGAGCTGAAGTTCCTGGTCATGCTCTTAACGCGagactggggggggggtgagaaAACATGAAGCAAGATATATCCAATAACTTAAATCTGGGCATGTTCCTATCACCAATCCATTTTCCCTGTCATAAAATCTCAAAGGATTATTCCCATCTCATCGCATATCGACTCGTTATAAACACTAAAGCAGGATTCTAGAGACCGACCGCACTCTCCCCCATTCAGCTCGAGTTACGAATCGCGGATTCCCGCTTCGACACTCTCCCTGAAAGGGGTCCAGCCCTTCTGGCCAAAGTACTTCTGCAACAAACCCTCGGCCTTGGCTGCCGGAGGGAGCTCGGTGAGGTCGCGGCCCTCGCTCGCAGGCTTCTCCGGTATGAGCTTGTTGTCCGGCCTCAGCTCGCGGAAGAGATCGATAAAGTCAGACGTGTTGACGGGCGCCGCGGACGCCCAGATTCTCTGCGACTTGACCGGGTCGGCAagcagggcgacggcgtggaGACGCGCAAcgtcaacgacgtcgacgtaCCATTCTGCGGATCTTCACGTTAGCCCGTGGACTTGCCCTGCCCTCGTTGGGGAATACACTTACGCGGCATGAAGGCGAGCAGCATATCTCCTTGGCCCTTCAACACGTCGCGGGCAAAGCCCATGGTCGAGCCCCTGATTTCGGGGTGGAGAATCTCTCCCGTCTAGGAGGAAACGTATGTTAGCTTCGAACTGACAACTCCGCGGGTGATGATGGTTCGGGCTCTTACGTTGAAGTTGGGCAGGACAGTGTTGAATGTGTACCCGGGCTTGTGTTCTTCAACCCATTTCCACGCAGCCcgctcgccctcggccttggaCGCCGCATAGACGTAACCCGGCTTGATCTCCTTGGGAGTGTTGGGGTCCCAggcggccttgatggcgtcTTCGTTGAACGTCGCTGACACTCTTGGTCAGTACCACACTAGCAACACTGCTGGGTGAAAACCGCAGAGACAGGGGGCGTATAAAACGCCTCCCATCCCTCTATAGGACGcaaaaggggaaggggggaaacaTACTCTCGTCGACGTGAACGCCCTTCTTGTCGGGGATGGGGACCACTGCTGCAAAGGCGGAAGACGTGAGAACAACTCGCTTGACCGAAGAGTGTttcgccgcggccgccaagGCGCTCTCGGTTGCCTTTACCACCCAGGGAATGGCGGCGTTGGGGTCGTCGGTCATGGAAACGTCGGAAGCCTTGACGCTTTGGTGTCAGTACCCGAACGGGCAAACACATCCTGGCCGGATTTGACGAGAAGAATTCATACCACGTGGATgacgccgtcaacgccggTCATGACCTGCCCGAGAGCCTCCgggtcgtcgagacgagggACGACCACCTGCTCATagacgccctcgccgtacTTGTTCTTGAACAGCTCAGTGAGCCATGGCTTTTCGGATCGGACCGTACCACGGATGCGGTAGCCCAGTTGAAGGAGCGTGTTGATGGTGTGAGAGCCGATGTATCCGTTGGCCCCGGTGACGAGGATCAGAGATCCCTTGGGTAGTGCTGTGAGGTCCGACATGATGATGTTGAACGAACCTGAGGCAGGTCAAGGGGTCAAGTAGTCCGATGAGTGCGGAGGTACGATGGTGATGAGTCGTGTTATACAAGGAAGTGACTATTTTGATGATCTGAAGAGTACACAGACACACAAGATCCGCAAACTTTCACGGCGTTCTCTCTTATTTAAGCAGATACATCATATCGCGAACTACCGGTGGAGATTGACAAAACCTACCGATTACTAACATTTACAGATTCCACTAGAAGTGGGTTTTGCTTAGGAAACGGAGACCTCTttcccacacacacacacacactctctctctctctctctctctctcatgtCAGCGTGGTGGTGTTTGTCACAGCGGCAGATGCTTATGCGCCGAAGAACCGGGACCGCACATCGGCTGGGGCTCTGGAGAATGACGTAGCGCATGACACCATCTGGAGCCCCGAGACATCGCCATAGTTCATTATCAAGCAATTCTCAGATAGGCTTCCACGGGGTTTGAGATGTGCCTAGCAGCCTCTTTTGATCATGGCATTATCTTTTCGTCGTCGGATCCGTAAGCTGGAGCTACTTCCGTCGTCGCAAATCACTGGCCAAGGTAGACAAGTCGGCTTTGTGTTTTAGCAACGGAATCTTTGGCTGCGTAGGAATAGTTGACGTTTTGTGAAGAAAAAAATATCGTTGTTTCTTTGGGAGGTACAAACCTCCAACATCACTTGGTTCAATCTTCTGCGCATGGCAAATGCATCTATCTACGATGTAGTAATGACAAGTACTACCGTTTGTGTTGCTGACCGCAAGGCAAGCTTTCCAAAACGCTTCAAGTTGCGACTCTCGCCTCGTTAGTCGCACCAAGATTGAATTGGCGTTGCGGTCACAGTCAATGTGTGTGGCATGTCCGAGTTCCAGTCGATTGAGGGTCTGCTTGCTTGATAACGTTGGTACGATGGGAACATGAATCCCGGTTGTTTCTGGAATGCACTGATACAAGGCTTCGCAGTTGTGCCAAGCAGGTACGCTTACTCTTGGTGTGCTTCTTGGCCGCATTTGGCTGGATGGAGGTTGAGCAATCGTGACACTCTGGGGATATTGATTTCATAAGCCAGGCGTTGTTATGCTTGGTCAGCTGAGTCGGCAGAAGGCCTAG
This genomic interval from Colletotrichum higginsianum IMI 349063 chromosome 9, whole genome shotgun sequence contains the following:
- a CDS encoding NAD dependent epimerase/dehydratase yields the protein MSDLTALPKGSLILVTGANGYIGSHTINTLLQLGYRIRGTVRSEKPWLTELFKNKYGEGVYEQVVVPRLDDPEALGQVMTGVDGVIHVASDVSMTDDPNAAIPWVVKATESALAAAAKHSSVKRVVLTSSAFAAVVPIPDKKGVHVDETTFNEDAIKAAWDPNTPKEIKPGYVYAASKAEGERAAWKWVEEHKPGYTFNTVLPNFNTGEILHPEIRGSTMGFARDVLKGQGDMLLAFMPQWYVDVVDVARLHAVALLADPVKSQRIWASAAPVNTSDFIDLFRELRPDNKLIPEKPASEGRDLTELPPAAKAEGLLQKYFGQKGWTPFRESVEAGIRDS